One genomic segment of Streptomyces sp. RerS4 includes these proteins:
- the ligD gene encoding non-homologous end-joining DNA ligase — translation MLAVLTDRRAFDERRLFERKLDGVRALAVRDAGRVRLLSRTGRGLNDTYPEIVDALAAQGCRHFTVDGEITAIRAGRSDFALLQQRMQLTRAEDVRAAGSVTVRYYLFDLLSLDGQDTTALPLRTRKSLLRDAFDFRTPLRFTPHRVGKDGRDLLDDACRRGWEGLIAKRADGPYLRRRSTDWLKLKCGAGQELVIGGFTEPAGSRIGFGALLLGYYDGEGLRYAGKVGTGYDTATLRALRERLERSEQPHSPFADEVPARAVHWVRPELVAQIGFTEWTSYGRLRHPRFLGLRDDKRPTDVIRE, via the coding sequence ATGCTCGCCGTGCTGACCGATCGCCGCGCCTTCGACGAGCGCCGGCTGTTCGAGCGCAAGCTGGACGGCGTACGCGCCCTCGCCGTGCGCGACGCCGGCCGGGTGCGACTGCTGTCCCGCACCGGCAGGGGGCTGAACGACACCTACCCGGAGATCGTCGACGCTCTCGCCGCTCAGGGCTGCCGCCACTTCACCGTCGACGGTGAGATCACCGCGATCAGGGCCGGCCGCAGCGACTTCGCCCTGCTCCAGCAGCGCATGCAGCTCACCCGCGCGGAAGACGTCCGGGCCGCCGGCTCCGTCACCGTCCGCTACTACCTGTTCGACCTGCTGAGCCTGGACGGCCAGGACACCACCGCCCTGCCGCTGCGGACCCGCAAGTCCCTGCTGCGTGACGCGTTCGACTTCCGCACACCACTGCGGTTCACCCCCCACCGGGTCGGCAAGGACGGCCGCGACCTGTTGGACGACGCCTGTCGGCGCGGCTGGGAGGGCCTGATCGCCAAGCGGGCCGACGGTCCCTACCTGCGCCGCCGTTCCACCGACTGGCTCAAGCTCAAATGCGGCGCCGGCCAGGAACTGGTGATCGGCGGCTTCACCGAACCGGCCGGCAGCCGGATCGGCTTCGGCGCACTGCTGCTCGGCTACTACGACGGTGAGGGTCTCCGGTACGCGGGCAAGGTCGGCACCGGATACGACACCGCGACCCTGCGCGCTCTCCGCGAGCGGCTGGAGCGGTCGGAGCAGCCGCACTCGCCGTTCGCCGACGAGGTGCCCGCGCGGGCCGTGCACTGGGTCCGCCCCGAACTGGTCGCACAGATCGGCTTCACCGAGTGGACCTCGTACGGGCGGCTGCGCCATCCGCGCTTTCTGGGCCTGCGCGACGACAAACGGCCCACCGACGTGATCCGCGAGTGA